From Rhizobium sp. NZLR1, a single genomic window includes:
- a CDS encoding group II truncated hemoglobin — protein MTEKVTTLYEAIGGDPVVRALTQRFYELMDRLPEASNVRAVHPPSLTGSEEKFYEYMSGYLGGPPLYTDKRGHPRLRSRHFVTEIGPVERDEWLLCFRRALDQTISSQALRDLIWGPVERLAYHMQNKAPDIQEKE, from the coding sequence GTGACGGAGAAGGTCACCACTCTATATGAGGCGATCGGCGGCGATCCTGTCGTGCGGGCTCTGACGCAGCGTTTCTACGAACTGATGGACAGGCTGCCGGAGGCAAGCAACGTGCGCGCCGTGCATCCGCCGAGCCTTACCGGCAGCGAAGAGAAATTCTACGAATATATGAGCGGTTATCTCGGCGGCCCGCCGCTCTATACCGACAAACGCGGCCATCCGCGCCTGCGCAGCCGCCATTTCGTCACCGAGATCGGCCCCGTCGAGCGTGACGAGTGGCTGCTCTGTTTCCGCCGTGCCCTCGACCAGACGATATCAAGCCAGGCGCTGCGCGATCTCATCTGGGGGCCGGTGGAAAGGCTCGCCTATCACATGCAGAACAAGGCCCCTGACATACAGGAAAAGGAATGA